From one Lycium ferocissimum isolate CSIRO_LF1 chromosome 5, AGI_CSIRO_Lferr_CH_V1, whole genome shotgun sequence genomic stretch:
- the LOC132056930 gene encoding lectin-domain containing receptor kinase VI.3-like: protein MDNPYCLVILAFFYTILVRAQSFNFLYNGFNNSDIIRDGVAIINPSGALKLTNRLYHVIGHAFHPNPIPIFNSSSNSLAKNASSFSTYFVFAIVPLEKTSGGFGFTFTLSPSRGFPGAQDDHFLGVLNSINDGNRTNHIFMVEFDTVNGHNEGVDTDGNHIGVNINGMASIASQPANYYVDGTSKTEEVNLQRGESIQAWVDYDGVNKVVNVTIAPISVSKPIKPLITEGIDLSPVLKETMYTGFSAATGDNKASSHYILGWSFRLNGAADPLNLAKLPLAPPEVERSSKNSHLKRALIASFSSAVILILGAFLSVYIYRRMRQHEVLEDWELDCPHRFRYRDLYKATKGFKVSELIGVGGFGAVYKGVLPTNGAEVAVKKISSNSLQGMREFAAEIESLGRLRHKHLVNLQGWCKTKNDLLLVYDFVPNGSLDSLLYRPKTNVVLAWDQRFNIVKGIAAGLLYLHEEWDQVVIHRDVKSSNVLIDGEMNGKLGDFGLARLYDHGKNSHTTNVVGTIGYIAPELTRMGKASTSTDVYAYGVLLLEVASGRSPIIYEPGKGALILADWVIECFQLGNIFDAVDPRLKNSGYVDKEVKMVLGLGLICSHPRPESRPTMRQVMRYLSGDESLPIFEQLSSIGSGRVDEITSKFLEVFASDTINLSRRSLSVGQISSSSLNAGR from the exons ATGGACAACCCCTATTGTCTAGTTATTCTTGCATTCTTTTACACTATTCTTGTACGAGCTCaatcttttaattttctttacaaTGGATTCAATAATTCAGATATTATCAGAGATGGAGTTGCAATTATCAATCCTAGTGGTGCACTTAAGCTCACTAATAGATTATATCATGTTATAGGCCATGCTTTCCACCCCAATCCTATACCAATTTTCAACTCAAGTTCTAATTCCCTTGCTAAAAATGCTTCTTCATTTAGTACATACTTCGTTTTCGCCATTGTCCCTCTTGAGAAAACTTCAGGTGGCTTTGGCTTTACTTTCACCTTATCTCCATCCCGGGGTTTCCCAGGTGCTCAAGACGATCACTTTCTTGGAGTCCTCAACTCGATAAACGATGGAAATCGTACTAACCATATATTTATGGTTGAATTTGACACTGTGAATGGTCACAATGAAGGTGTGGACACAGATGGAAATCACATTGGAGTCAACATCAATGGCATGGCGTCTATCGCATCACAACCAGCCAATTACTATGTGGATGGAACTTCTAAAACAGAGGAGGTAAATCTACAAAGAGGAGAATCAATTCAGGCTTGGGTTGATTATGATGGAGTGAACAAAGTGGTAAATGTAACTATAGCTCCCATATCAGTTTCAAAGCCAATTAAACCTCTGATCACTGAGGGCATAGATTTGTCCCCTGTGTTGAAGGAAACAATGTATACTGGTTTCTCAGCAGCCACGGGAGATAATAAAGCGAGCTCTCATTACATATTAGGTTGGAGTTTTCGGTTGAATGGAGCTGCTGATCCTTTAAATCTTGCTAAGCTACCTCTTGCTCCACCTGAAGTGGAAAGATCTTCCAAGAATTCCCATCTCAAAAGGGCCTTAATCGCATCATTTTCCTCTGCGGTTATCCTGATCCTTGGAGCATTTTTATCTGTTTATATCTACAGAAGGATGAGGCAACATGAAGTTCTAGAGGACTGGGAGTTGGATTGTCCTCACAG GTTCCGATATAGAGATCTTTACAAGGCAACCAAGGGATTCAAGGTGAGTGAACTAATTGGAGTTGGAGGCTTTGGTGCTGTTTACAAGGGTGTTTTGCCAACTAACGGAGCCGAGGTTGCGGTGAAGAAGATATCAAGCAATTCTCTTCAAGGAATGAGAGAATTTGCAGCGGAGATCGAAAGCTTAGGCAGGTTAAGGCACAAACACTTAGTGAACCTTCAAGGCTGGTGCAAGACCAAGAATGATCTTCTCCTAGTGTATGACTTTGTCCCCAACGGGAGTCTTGATTCGTTACTTTATAGACCGAAAACGAACGTCGTTCTAGCATGGGATCAGAGGTTTAACATCGTAAAAGGGATCGCTGCAGGGCTTCTTTACTTGCACGAAGAATGGGATCAAGTGGTAATACATCGAGATGTGAAGAGCAGTAACGTGTTAATAGATGGTGAAATGAATGGCAAATTAGGAGATTTTGGGCTAGCTAGATTATACGACCACGGCAAGAATTCACACACTACGAATGTTGTTGGAACAATAGGGTACATCGCACCAGAATTGACACGAATGGGGAAGGCCTCAACGAGCACGGATGTGTACGCGTACGGTGTACTACTACTTGAAGTAGCTAGTGGAAGGTCACCTATTATCTATGAACCGGGGAAAGGAGCGTTAATACTAGCAGATTGGGTGATAGAATGTTTTCAACTAGGTAATATTTTTGATGCAGTTGATCCTAGGTTGAAGAATTCTGGCTATGTAGATAAAGAGGTGAAAATGGTATTAGGACTTGGGCTTATTTGTTCTCACCCAAGACCAGAATCTAGGCCAACAATGAGACAAGTTATGAGGTACCTCAGTGGAGATGAATCACTTCCAATATTTGAGCAGTTGAGCTCTATTGGATCTGGTAGGGTTGATGAAATCACATCCAAGTTCTTGGAAGTGTTTGCTAGTGATACAATCAATTTATCACGACGTTCGTTATCCGTCGGACAGATATCATCTAGTTCGCTAAATGCTGGTAGATAG